The genomic region GGAGTTATAGTTGTTCTGCTAAGGAATATCTTGGATTTTCTCACAAAAACGTCAACCGGTGGAGTTGGGGAACTTTCTAATTTTATCGTAGGAAGCTCGTTTGTAGTAACAGCAAGTGCCATCTATAAGCTTAATAAAAGCAAGAGAAATGCAGTTTTAGGCGTAGTACTAGCTACAGTTGTGATGGCTTGTATAGGCCTTCTTTCCAACAAGTTTATAATTTTACCGCTTTGGGGTATGCCAGTTGAATGGAGTTTTTTGTTAACGATTATAGTTCCCTTTAATTTAATTAAAGGGGCGCTTAATAGTTTAGTAGCTATTCTTATATACAAAAATGTATCACGCATTCTGAAATAAACCAACATAATATTGAAAGATAAAACAGCGCTTCTGATTGGAAGCGCTGTTTTTAAGTTCGTAGCCAGTCTTTGGTTAGTTGCCATATATGTTAGGAAGAACCGTCCCACTGAGATACGTGGGACATAATGTTAGGGAGGAGGCGCTCTCCCCTAAGCCATTTGGGGTTGTTCCATCTAGGCCATGCCATCTCGGGACAGAGGGGACAGGTACGACAGTCCCATTGTGAACCGATGGGGACAGCATACCAGTTCCCATTGTCCCTAGGTTTTTCATTTGGGTATGGATTTGCTACCATATATGTAAGGAAGAACCGTCCCACTGAGATACGTGGGACATAATGTTCGGGAGCAGACACTGCTCCCCTACGCCATTTAGGCGTCATTTAGGGCGTTGTTTTAGGTCATCATTAGGGTCTAGGTTTTCCTATCCAACTATCCAACCATCCAACCATCCAACTGGTTTTAGGTTTTCCTATCCGCTACCTGCTATCTGCTGACCACAAAGAAAGCCCCATATATTCCCACGAATAATCTCTTGACCTTTGGTAAAAATGATGGTAAAGTATATAACTGTCGCTGAAACAAGCGGCGGCAAAAATATTCAACAGCTTTTTAAAAAAATAAAAAAGTTGTTGACACAAAAACGAATAAATGGTATAGTATTACTTGTCGCTGAAACACGGCGGCAAACAAATTAGGTCTTTGAAAATTGAACAGCTAATGCAAAAGCCAGTAAGGTTTAAAGTTAATTTCTTTTTTATTATTTAAGTAAGTTGAGCTAAATTTTAGCTTTTCATAGATTCTTTTATGGAGAGTTTGATCCTGGCTCAGGACGAACGCTGGCGGCATGCCTCACACATGCAAGTCGAACGAGGGAAATTGAGAGCTTGCTCTTAATGGACCTAGTGGCGGACGGGTGCGTAACACGTGGGCAACCTGCCCTTTAGATCGGGATACCATCGGGAAACTGATGTTAATACCGGATACCTTCTTTTAATCACCTGATTAAAAGAAGAAAGATTTATCGCTAAAGGATGGGCCCGCGCTTCATTAGCTAGTTGGTAGGGTAACGGCCTACCAAGGCAACGATGGATAGCTGGTCTGAGAGGACGATCAGCCACACTGGGACTGAGACACGGCCCAGACTCCTACGGGAGGCAGCAGTGGGGGATATTGCGCAATGGGGGCAACCCTGACGCAGCAATGCCGCGTGAAGGATGAAGGTTTTCGGATCGTAAACTTCTGTTATGAGGGATGAATAAAATGACAGTACCTCAAGAGGAAGCCCCGGCTAACTACGTGCCAGCAGCCGCGGTAATACGTAGGGGGCGAGCGTTGTCCGGAATTACTGGGCGTAAAGAGCATGTAGGTGGTTTGATAAGTCAGATGTTAAACTGCGGGGCTTAACCCCGTATTGCATTTGAAACTGTCAAACTTGAGGACAGGAGAGGAAAGTGGAATTCCTAGTGTAGCGGTGAAATGCGTAGATATTAGGAGGAACACCAGTGGCGAAGGCGACTTTCTGGACTGTACCTGACACTGAGATGCGAAAGCGTGGGGAGCGAACAGGATTAGATACCCTGGTAGTCCACGCCGTAAACGCTGGGCACTAGGTGTAGGGGGTTTAGATACCCTCTGTGCCGCAGTTAACGCACTAAGTGCCCCGCCTGGGGAGTACGACCGCAAGGTTGAAACTCAAAGGAATTGACGGGGGCCCGCACAAGCAGCGGAGCATGTGGTTTAATTCGACGCAACGCGAAGAACCTTACCAGGGCTTGACATCCTCTGAAGGCTTTAGAGATAAAGTCGTCCTCTTTTGAGGCAGAGAGACAGGTGGTGCATGGTTGTCGTCAGCTCGTGTCGTGAGATGTTGGGTTAAGTCCCGTAACGAGCGCAACCCTTATTCTTAGTTGCCAGCAGGTTAAGCTGGGCACTCTAAGGAGACTGCCGGTGACAAACCGGGGGAAGGTGGGGATGACGTCAAATCATCATGCCCCTTATGTCCTGGGCTACACACGTGCTACAATGGCCTGAACAACGGGAAGCGAAGGAGCGATCTGGAGCGAATCCTTTAAATCAGGTCTCAGTTCGGATTGCAGGCTGCAACTCGCCTGCATGAAGTCGGAGTTGCTAGTAATCGCGAGTCAGCATATCGCGGTGAATGCGTTCCCGGGCCTTGTACACACCGCCCGTCACACCACGAAAGTTTGCAACACCCGAAGCCGGTGAGCCAACCTTTTAGGAGGCAACCGTCGAAGGTGGGGCGAATGATTGGGGTGAAGTCGTAACAAGGTAGCCGTATCGGAAGGTGCGGCTGGATCACCTCCTTTCTAAGGAGCTTTAACCTCAAGGTTAGTAGCATAGCTGTTTAATTTTGAAAGACCTAGTCTTTCAACCGATCTTTGAAATTACCCATAAGGATAAAACTAAGAAAGTATCAACCCGAGATATAAAAAAGCGTGGTAGATACAATTTCATTATGTTTAAACGAGAAAAACGAGGTCAAGTTACAAAGGGCGCACGGCGGATGCCTTGGCGCTGGGAGTCGAAGAAGGACGTAGCGAGCTGCGAAAAGCCGCGATTAGCTGCAAGCAAGCTTTAAGTCGCGGATTTCCGAATGGGGCAACCCACCACAGTTAATACTGTGGTACCACCACCTGAACAAGTAGGGTGGTAGGAGACAACCGGGGGAACTGAAACATCTAAGTACCCCGAGGAAGAGAAAGAAAACTCGATTCCCTAAGTAGTGGCGAGCGAAAGGGGAAGAGCCTAAACACTTTTAGTGTAAGCCTGTATGCGTTGCTAAAAGTGGGTTGAGGGAGTTACTTTACAAGTGGATACAGTCACTTGGGATAGTTACAAAATTAAAGTTTAGGCGAATTGGTTGGGAACCCAAACGACACAAGGTGAAAGTCCTGTAGCCGAAAAGCTTTAATCTATCCAAGTAGCCACCCGAGTATTGCGGGACACGAGAAACCCCGTAAGAATCTAGGAGGACCACCTCCAAAGGCTAAATACTACCCAGCGACCGATAGTGAACAAGTACCGTGAGGGAAAGGTGAAAAGTACCCCAGGCGGGGGATGAAATAGAACCTGAAACCGTGTGCCTACAAACAGTCAGAGCCCCATAAGCGGGTGATGGCGTACCTTTTGTATAATGGATCAGCGAGTTACATTTGCAAGCGAGGTTAAATGGTAAAGCCATGGAGCCGTAGCGAAAGCGAGTCTTAATAGGGCGACTAGTTTGTATGTGTAGACCCGAACCCGAGTGACCTACCCATGGCCAGGGTGAAGTTTTGGTAACACAAAATGGAGGCCCGAACCCACTAATGTTGAAAAATTAGGGGATGAGCTGTGGGTAGCGGTGAAATGCCAAACGAACTCGGAGATAGCTGGTTCTCCCCGAAATAGCTTTAGGGCTAGCCTCAAGGATGAATAGTGGAGGTAGAGCACTGATTGAGCTAGGGGCCTAACCCAGGTTACCGAACTCAGTCAAACTCCGAATGCCATATATTTTGACCTTGGGAGTCAGACTATGGGTGATAAGGTCCATAGTCGAGAGGGAAACAGCCCAGACCATCTGTTAAGGTCCCAAAGTGTAAGCTAAGTGGAAAAGGATGTGGGATTGCTTAGACAACCAGGATGTTGGCTTAGAAGCAGCCACCATTTAAAGAGTGCGTAATAGCTCACTGGTCAAGTGATCCTGCGCCGAAAATGTCCGGGGCTAAAGCTTACCACCGAAGCAATGGAGTAGTAATACTGGTAGGGGAGCGTTCTAAGTGCGGCGAAGCTGTACCGTAAGGAGCAGTGGAGCGCTTAGAAGTGAGAATGCTGATATA from Proteinivorax hydrogeniformans harbors:
- a CDS encoding ECF transporter S component, with the translated sequence MKILRQNERINTNFLVKLSLLAAISYLLTFIRMPLPFFPEFLKIDIAELPALIAGFAFGPIAGVIVVLLRNILDFLTKTSTGGVGELSNFIVGSSFVVTASAIYKLNKSKRNAVLGVVLATVVMACIGLLSNKFIILPLWGMPVEWSFLLTIIVPFNLIKGALNSLVAILIYKNVSRILK